A window of the Paraburkholderia sp. ZP32-5 genome harbors these coding sequences:
- a CDS encoding J domain-containing protein: MATLYDMLGVPVHATDEEIKRAYRKAAMKWHPDRNHGTEDIARAKFQEIKDAYAILSDAEQRKVYDKVYTEQMRDWEAQRARRQRTQAKREAGARAADEAAYAEMVSIAIRFADQGHNRDVLFGVLLGRQCEPRRAAQIADSVAALQAARREEAELARKAQDASKPARNAGKSGAKNAKGAKAEPAAHAATGSRAGRAGSADAAAKAGSASGNPRQTTHHDAPQSARANHAKRDEPAGDGNPASALGNLWFQFLNSLKF, translated from the coding sequence ATGGCAACCCTGTATGACATGCTCGGCGTGCCCGTGCACGCCACCGATGAAGAAATCAAGCGGGCTTACCGGAAAGCCGCGATGAAATGGCATCCGGACCGCAATCACGGCACCGAAGACATCGCGCGCGCGAAGTTTCAGGAAATCAAGGACGCTTACGCGATCCTCTCCGACGCCGAACAGCGCAAGGTCTACGACAAGGTGTACACCGAGCAGATGCGCGACTGGGAGGCGCAGCGCGCGCGCCGGCAGCGGACCCAGGCAAAGCGCGAGGCAGGGGCGCGCGCGGCCGACGAAGCGGCGTATGCGGAGATGGTGTCGATCGCGATCCGCTTCGCCGACCAGGGCCACAATCGCGACGTGCTGTTCGGCGTGCTGCTCGGACGGCAATGCGAACCGCGCCGCGCGGCGCAGATTGCGGACAGCGTCGCGGCGTTGCAAGCGGCGCGCCGCGAAGAAGCCGAGCTTGCGCGCAAGGCGCAGGACGCGAGCAAGCCGGCGAGGAACGCCGGCAAGAGCGGCGCGAAGAATGCGAAGGGCGCGAAGGCGGAGCCGGCCGCGCACGCAGCGACCGGATCGAGAGCCGGTCGGGCTGGTTCAGCTGATGCGGCCGCCAAAGCGGGCTCCGCTTCGGGGAACCCGCGGCAAACCACCCATCACGACGCGCCGCAATCCGCACGCGCGAACCATGCGAAGCGCGATGAACCCGCCGGCGATGGAAACCCGGCGAGTGCGCTCGGCAATCTCTGGTTCCAGTTTCTGAACAGCCTGAAGTTCTGA
- a CDS encoding arsenate-mycothiol transferase ArsC: MTRKYKVLFLCRDNSIRSIMAEALLHELAGHRFDAFSAGPEPSARIHPLAAAQLQPGISGRAMLSPKSWLEFTGEWAPHMDIVIALDESVGGHHAPAFPGEPLFLDWMIADPLVGNARDDEQARLFDKTFWQIVRQVSAFIELPQYAANATSGTKPVRGGATHFGASVVSPAS, encoded by the coding sequence TTGACCAGAAAATATAAGGTGCTGTTTCTTTGCCGGGACAATTCGATTCGCAGCATCATGGCCGAAGCGTTGCTGCATGAACTGGCGGGACACCGTTTTGACGCGTTCAGTGCGGGTCCGGAGCCATCCGCGCGAATTCATCCGCTGGCCGCCGCGCAATTGCAGCCCGGCATTTCAGGCCGCGCGATGCTGAGCCCGAAAAGCTGGCTCGAATTTACCGGTGAATGGGCGCCGCACATGGACATCGTCATCGCGCTCGATGAGTCCGTGGGTGGGCATCATGCGCCGGCATTTCCGGGCGAACCGTTATTTCTCGACTGGATGATTGCGGATCCGCTCGTGGGTAACGCGCGCGATGACGAACAGGCGCGTCTTTTCGACAAGACTTTCTGGCAGATCGTGCGGCAGGTCAGCGCGTTTATCGAATTGCCGCAATACGCGGCGAACGCCACGAGCGGCACAAAGCCGGTGCGCGGCGGCGCGACTCATTTCGGCGCCAGCGTGGTTTCGCCCGCATCGTAA